The Triticum urartu cultivar G1812 chromosome 6, Tu2.1, whole genome shotgun sequence genome includes the window CGAACGGTCTTGACGTATTTGTAGTTTGATTGGTTTTTAGTCAGTTTCTATATCAGTACTCAATTCTTAATAAAAATCAAAATAAAAATCATATATCTGAAAAAAAGTTCGTCCCAAATTTGATTGTTTTCCATCAATTTATAAAAATATCCATATTTTTAAATGTTTATGATTTTCAAAAACTTTATGAATCTTAAAATGGTCATGGATTTAAAAATTGGTGCTAGCTTACAGATTTAGTGTGTTTCCTCTTGTTTGCCTGGTAAGGATTTTTTCCCTCTCCCCTCTCTTATTCTTTTGTCATCATGATTTTCATAAAAACGCCTCAAATATCACATCTCTTATTGCCTTACCCAAAAAATTATGTTCTTACCAAATAAAATCCTACTTTTACATGACCACATTAAATTGGGAAACTAAATCGGTGCCAATATACCAGACTATTTATAACCTATTGCAACGCACGAAGAATCCTGTCGATACAAATTTATGCCCCGCAATTTACACTTTTCCAAGTTCAGTAACTAAAATGATCTTGTTGAGAAGTTTCTGTACATGTCTTCATAATTATCAGGGAAATTTAGGTGAAACCGACTCCACATTCCGTGGATCTAAACATAACAAAAAACTAGTTCCTccattcacaaatataagatgctCTAGTGAATCGACTGTACACAAACACATTATTAAACAGTTTATATTAAAATATTCAAAACATATTATATTTAGAATGAAGAGAGTACTGTATTTGACTATTCTTTCCAGCATATACACCTTAAACAATTATGGGTGTGCGTGCACGATTGCGTGTTCTAACGTGGATGTCAAAGCTGACAACGAAATCCGACAGAAGTGCCAACAAgatgaaaaaacaaaaaaaaaatcagTTACAAAATGTTGGAACACCTTGCTTTCCAAAGTTAGAAAAAATTGAAACAACTCTGCTTATTGCATCTTAGGCGTATGTGTAATTTTACATGGGCAGCAAATTATTCAGCCATTCCCCGAAGAAAAGAAAAATGGGACGCAAGCAAATCCTGAACCTACTTACAGAGAAGAAtgaggaagaaaagaaagaatcGTGGCTCTTGCTTCAAGACAGGAAACACGTCGACAGTAATAATTCCCAAAACAAAAATGGTGCTAGTAGCTTTCAGCTTCAGTGCGTCTTGCTCTTCTTGGCGAGGTGAGGAAACGCGCCGAGGATGTTGTGCGCCCGCAGGTCCTGCCTCGTCAAGATCCCCACAAGCGGAGATATCTGCACACCAAAATGGATCCATCATCACATCCAAATCCAAATGTGCAAGAACAGTTTGATGATGCTTGAAAAGCCATTGGAGTTGATTTTGGACTCACCTCGGGGCCCTGGTACTTGGGCATGATGAGCATGTGCCGGAGCGCGACGGAGCGGAACAGCACCACGGCCTTGGCCACCGACATGGTCTCCACCACGGTGTAGGGCGTCGTGTTGGTGAACGGGTGGAGGTCGATGTACATCTCCAGCTCCTCCGGCGTCAGCTCCAGGCCGTCGATCTTGCAGTTCTTGTCGGCGAGCTCCACCGACGAGAACCGCTCCCTGGCCTCCCACTCCTCCGTCCTCCTCTTCTCCAAAAGGAACCACCGCTTCCTCAGCACCGCCACGAGGTGCGACCGGAGGACCAGCCCGTGCAGCTCCGACAGGCCGGGCCGCGGCCGGTCCACCACCGGGAACCCGTTGTGGCCGGTGTTCCGCAGCACCTCCAGGACGGTGGACACCTTCTCGACGACCTGGAGGCTGATGGTGCGCGGCTTGGCGGCGGCGAGCTCGCCCACGGTGAGGTCCTTCATCCACGGCTCCGGCTTGGGTTCTAGGAAGGGGAGCCCCTTGAGGTCCAGGATGATCTCGTAGATGCTGGGGTTGAAGGCGTCGCCGACGGTCTTGGCGATGAGCAGCACGAACATGGTCatggggaggaggaggaggttgttGGTCAGCTCCAGGAAGATGACGCAGAGCGAGACGGTCATCCTCATGGATCCCGACATGAGCGCCGCCGCGCCGAGCACGGCGTAGAGCCCGTGGTCGATGCTCGCCGCCACCGTGCTCTGGAGCACGAGCGCCACGATGCGGCCGTAGGCGGCGCCCATGAGGATGATGGGGAGGAAGAGCCCCGACGGCACGGCGATGCCGAAGGTGAAGAGCCCCAGCACGCAGTAGATGGCGAAGAAGATGAGCAGCGAGTCCAGCCGGAACTCGCCGGGGGTGCCCGTGGAGAAGATGTTGCGCGTCGCGTCCACGTTGGTGGCGTGCAGGAGGGTGGCCAGGTCGTTGTACTGCCCGGCGGGGCAGTTGAACTGCTTGAAGTTGCCGCTCCTCCCGGTGGCCGGGCACGCGGCGCCGAACGCCGGGTCGCACGGCGTGCACGGCACGGCGAACGGGAGCACGTACAGCCCCGCCGACGTGAACACGCACACGGCCAGCGCCAGCGCCAGCTTCGCCATCCGGCCCTTGTCGTTGATGAGGTTGTAGAGGCGGAGCACCATGTGGAGGACGTGGTTGTAGAGCGCGCCGAGGACGCCGCCGATGACGCCCACGAGCGTGACCAGGAGGAGGTCGCCCAGCCGGTACCGGACGGTGACGTCGCTGACGTCGAAGATGATGAGCCCGCCCTCGCCGAAGAGGCCGCACCGCCCCCCGCGGCACACCTCGATGAAGCCGCGCAGCACCACCACCACGGTGGCCGTGCTGAAGAAGGTGCGCCACAGCAGCGCGCTCCGCCACCACGTCGCCACCTCCTCCAGCGCGAACAGCACGCCGCCCACGGGCGACCGGAACGCCGCGCACACGCCCGACGACGCGCCGCAGGTGATGAGGTCCCGCCGGTCGCGGTCGTTGTTGAAGTAGCGCAGCCACCTCCAGCGGAGGCGGAACCGGCCGGAGCCGCCCTGGCTGAGCAGGTTGGCGAGGCACGCGCCGATGTGCACCAGCGGGCCTTCCTTGCCGAGATCCAGCCCCGACGACACCGCGCAGATGCTGCCTATGATCTGACCAAAGTACGGAAAAAATTCCATCCATTAATGTCTCTCTTGCAGCTTCGAGTATTCGCGTCACGCATTCCAAATGCAGAAAGGAATCAAGGCTTTATTATTAGTACCTTGACAATGAGCTGCGGCGCGCCGAACATGTTGGGCGTGTCGACGCCGTTGAGGTAGGCCTTGATCTCGGGGATGCCGgggccggcggcggtgggggCGAAGACGACGCAGAGCACGGCGGCGATGAACGTCAGCACGAAGTTGAAGCCGGAGAAGTAGAAGAAGCCGGCCCAGTACCTGAATGCACAGATCGAACATAATCAATTCCCCGACCAGCAGCTCTGGTCCCGCCGTCTGTAGATAGATCTCGCCGTACCTCTTCTCCCTGACGAGGTGGACCATGTGGAGCATCTTGAGGCCGGAGATGTTCTCGATGGCGAGGTTGATGAGCGACGCGATGACGCCGGTGAGGAGCCCCACCAGGAACGCCAGCGACCACTTGAGGAAGATGTACTGCAGCACCTCCACGTTGGACCGGCTCCTCCAGTCGTGCTTGAACAGATCGTTCTCGATGATCCTGCGGACATGGCAGCTCAATTCACTAAGCAAGCCAACCAAATTGCACGAACAGAGTTGTAAGCTGGCACCCAAGGATGGATCGAGCGGTGGAATACTCACTCGTAGTCGAGGCTCTCGATGTGCGAGACCTTGGCGCCGACCATGGCGAGGTGGCTGGAGGTGAGCGTGTTGCTTCTCTTCAGCAGGGGCTTCTCCAGGGAGCTGATGCCGTCGCCGGCGCTCCCTGCAGGGTCCTCCGGGCTGTCGCCGACGCCATTGCCGTGCTTGAGACCAGGCGTCTCTCCGGCGAGCCCGAGCCCCGGGCTCTGGTCTTCCTCCATGCCTGTCCTGGCCGGCAACAGACCAGAGCTTTGTGGCCGGCCTGTTTCTTGGACCAGCTTGATCCGATCAAGATCTCAAGGTCAGGTCAAGGGGGATGGGATTGGCGTATGTATGTGCCCGTATATAAATGGGATCACGTGGACTTGCCGCGGCAATGCTCTTATCTGGCAGTTTATCTGTCTGGTCCGGCCCGCAAGTGGATCAACAACCAGTGGTGAcccgtggaagaagaagaggaagaagtgGAAGAGAATTATTTCCTGTATTTCTTATGCTTGTAGCGATCCGAGTACGTGGGCAAGCTTGGAGACAGCGAAGTGAAATGATCTGCTTGCTTGTTGGCAGAGAGATAAGACCGTGGAAGGAGGGGCAATGATTAACTTCGTGGGCCCCGACCGAGGGGGAAAATGCCATGTGGGTTGAAAGTGATTGGGCGATGCTTATGTTCCAAGTTACGGTTAGAGTAGTATCATTGTTCTTCTTGTTTTGGTGCATCATCTCATCATGTGTTGTTTACCCTTTTGGCATTGGAAGGGCTTTGGTCCATGGAATCTGATGGGCACTGGCTTGGCTAGCTGTGTTTTATGGAATCTAGGCTCGTATGCATGTTCATCTCCATGGTTTCACATGGGCAAAAGGAATGCACATTTTGGTGTTATGGATGTATCAACCGAGGCACATGAGCGACCATTCAATTTTAAGTTATTTAGGTTTTCACTAGACCCCAGGCGTCATGGGCGGCGGTCCGATCTGCACAAACTCCGGCCTGCTCCTCCTTGCAGCTACTAGAGGCCATCGTCGGGAGAAGTCTGTGCAACGGTGGCGGTGACGGAGGATCTCTGTTCTCGCATTGAGATGGCGGATGGCCGCTCCTCATATGGCGGCTGGCGGCGTGGTAGCATCGTCACGGCGGATCCCTGGTGGCGAACGTCAGATCTTCAGATGGCGAGGGTTGCCGGCATGCTCTCCGTCGATCAAAAGCAGATCAATTTAATTGGGTAGCAACACCCAAGAAGTGCCGTTTGTCGTGCTTCAGGTGGCATCTTGCCGGTGGTGGTCGGCTTCAGATGGTGATAACCACGACAGCTGACTGCCATCTGACGCGGTGTGTCTTTGATAACCACGGCAGCCGACTACCACCGGCAGGCGACATCTCCCTATTCTCATGCGTGTGCACGCTCTGGGAGATGTGTTCCAACCGCTCCTGATTGTTGCATCTGCCAATGCCTAGCACAAGGCACCAGGATGCCTGCCCTCTACTTGTGTTCCCAATCCGCTACAACCAGGCCATGAAGCCATCTTGCCGGTGGTAGTCGGCTGCCGTGGTTATCGAAGACACACCGTGTCAGATTGGCGATGACTTGAGGATGGCTTGGTGGTTTAGTCAGCGAAAACAATGACGCGACGATAACAACGAGTGACCAGTTGAGGACGTGCGGCAATGGAGTGGGGTGGTAATGTACGGCTTGCCCCATCTTGGTGTCATCGTTATCATCGCATCATGCTTTGGAGCACAGGCGCGGGGATGAGGTTGTGACGGGGCGAAAATCGTCAGTACCCTCAGTAGGGTGCCGAGCGCGACTGAAAGTACCAGTGGAGCCCACATAcacagtttacccaggttcaggcctcCAGTGAGGAGTAATACCCTACGTCCAGTTTGTGATTATTATTCATGGTGGGGTACCTTATGTGAGGGATTACAATGGTGGGTTTAGATGCTACCGAGAGTTTAATCTATGAGAAAAGATGTGCCAGAGAGCCCCATAGCCCTCCACCTTGTATACAAATGGGGGCTAGAGTTTTACATAGAGGAGATGCCATCTTGGCCGCCACCCTGATGACTTGAGGGCCAAGATGGTCCTGGAGGGGCATGTTGGTCGCCTGGGGATCCCTTTTTTCTTTGACTCCTTGGTAGGCCTTGCAGGCCCCTTGTCGGATCTGCTGACAGGCTCCCCTGTCGAAGGCCATCCCCGGTGTATGACACCGTCATGTTGCTACAATATTCGGCTCTGTTGTGGGTTTTGGGGAATCTCACTTCGTCTAGTTTGCTTGCTATGGCGAGATGCAATCAATGGATGACTATTTGACGTAGAGGATATGGTTGTGCATCAATAACGGTGGGATTTCTATGTCAGcgcatgtactccctccggtcctttttactctgcatattagaattccctgaagtcaaacttcacaaaatttgaccgtatttatatataaaaatatcaacatctgccatgctaaagttatataatatgaaactttaagtcatgacacatctagtggtattgatttcagattgtgaatgttggcacttttttctacaaagttggccaaactttacgaggcttgacttcagtcaaatcttatatgcgaactaaaaaggaccgaAGGGAGTAGTTGTGGAATCGCACAAAAAATGGTGACAACAACACATGATTGACTCCGATTTTTAGTGCTTTTTGAGTACCCGGTCTTGAGCTCTGAGGTGAAAAACCTAGGTCTGACCCTAGTGGGTTATACTTGGCGATGACGATGTTTTACATCGTTACCATGTTGAAGGCATTGCTTGAACTTGTTCTTCAGGCTGAAAACCTTGAACCAGGCCTATGATTATTGGACCCAGTGACACCGACGCCTGAGCGCTGTTTCCTTGTTGAAGGTGTCGTTGTTGAAGAACATCGTTACCCTTGTGGACTCAAGAGATGGttggtgatacgtccattttgcatcatgcttccatatcgatatttattgcattgtgggctgttattacacattatatcacaatacttatgcctattctcttttattttacaaggtttacaagaagagggagaatgccagtagctggaattctgggctggaaaaggagcaaatattagagacttattccgcacaactccaaaagtcctgaaacttcacgggagcacatttcagaatatataaaaaatattgggcgaaacaagtaccagaggggggccacccaccgtccacgagggtgggggcgcgccccctgccccgtgggccccctggcagccctctgatgcccatcttctgctatatgaggtctttcgtggagaaaaaatcataagctaggtcacgagacgaaactccgctgccacgaggcggaacattgtcgaaaccaatctagggctccagcggagctgttctgcgggggaaacttccctccgggagggggaaatcatcaccatcgatcctctcatcgggagagggtcaatctccatcaacatcttcaccagcaccatctcatctcaaaccctagttcatctcttgtatccaatctttgtcccaaagcctcagattggtacctgtgggttgctagtagtgttgattactctttgtagttgatgctagttggtttattcggtggaagatcatatgttcagatcctttatgcatattaatacccctctgattatgaacatgaatatgttttgtgagtagttacgtttgttcttgaggacatgggagaagtcttgctataagtagtcatgtgaatttggtattcgtttgatattttgatgagatgtatgttgtctttcctctagtggtgtcatgtgaacgtggactacatgacacttcaccattgtttgggcctagatgaaggcattgggaagtaataagtagatgatgggttgctagagtgacagaagcttaaaccctagtttatgagttgcttcgtaaggggctgatttggatccatatgtttcatgctatggttaggtttaccttaatactttttttgtagttgcggatgcttgtaaggggggttaatcataagtgggatgcttgtccaaggaaggacagtacccaagcaccgatccacccacatatcaaattatcagagtaccgaacgcgaatcatatgagcgtgatgaaaactagcttgacgataattcccatgtgtcctcgggagtgctttcctttatataagagtttgtccaggcttgtcctttgctacaaaaaggattgagccatcttgctgc containing:
- the LOC125517295 gene encoding chloride channel protein CLC-a-like — translated: MEEDQSPGLGLAGETPGLKHGNGVGDSPEDPAGSAGDGISSLEKPLLKRSNTLTSSHLAMVGAKVSHIESLDYEIIENDLFKHDWRSRSNVEVLQYIFLKWSLAFLVGLLTGVIASLINLAIENISGLKMLHMVHLVREKRYWAGFFYFSGFNFVLTFIAAVLCVVFAPTAAGPGIPEIKAYLNGVDTPNMFGAPQLIVKIIGSICAVSSGLDLGKEGPLVHIGACLANLLSQGGSGRFRLRWRWLRYFNNDRDRRDLITCGASSGVCAAFRSPVGGVLFALEEVATWWRSALLWRTFFSTATVVVVLRGFIEVCRGGRCGLFGEGGLIIFDVSDVTVRYRLGDLLLVTLVGVIGGVLGALYNHVLHMVLRLYNLINDKGRMAKLALALAVCVFTSAGLYVLPFAVPCTPCDPAFGAACPATGRSGNFKQFNCPAGQYNDLATLLHATNVDATRNIFSTGTPGEFRLDSLLIFFAIYCVLGLFTFGIAVPSGLFLPIILMGAAYGRIVALVLQSTVAASIDHGLYAVLGAAALMSGSMRMTVSLCVIFLELTNNLLLLPMTMFVLLIAKTVGDAFNPSIYEIILDLKGLPFLEPKPEPWMKDLTVGELAAAKPRTISLQVVEKVSTVLEVLRNTGHNGFPVVDRPRPGLSELHGLVLRSHLVAVLRKRWFLLEKRRTEEWEARERFSSVELADKNCKIDGLELTPEELEMYIDLHPFTNTTPYTVVETMSVAKAVVLFRSVALRHMLIMPKYQGPEISPLVGILTRQDLRAHNILGAFPHLAKKSKTH